TAGCTAATGGTGCGCTTCAGGCAGAAAGTCTTAAGATCCTCAAACAAAAACAATCAGAACTGGACGAAGAATTTTCCTTCGTTGCTAAATGCAACCAGGGTAGTGAATCAATGACGGAAGAACAAATAGAACGCTTGGACCAAATTGCAAAACGCCAATGGAAACGCACATTAGACGATCAATTAGGCTTGTCTTGGGCTGAAAAAGAGAGGTACAGCACTAACCAGGGTACAGCAGAACAGGATGAAACAGCACCAAATAACAGTAAACAGGCGCTTCCCGTAATGGAACCATTACTTGCTGATAAACCCGAACATAAAATACCGTGGGATAACGGCTTTAACCCAGCAGACGTGTGGCAAGAAGAGTTCGTACTCAAACCCGGAGAAACAAAATACAACCAAGGTGAGCTGCATAACTTGAAAGTGTGCCATGGTACGCTAAACGATGAAGAACGTTTCATGGTAAACGACCATATCATTCAGACTTTCATCATGCTCAGCAAACTCCCTTACCCATCTTATCTCAAAAACATTCCCGATCTCGCCAGCGGCCACCACGAGCGTATTGACGGTAAAGGTTATCCAAGAGGTCTAAACGAAGAGCAATTGCCCTTACCGTCTAGAGCAATAGGGATTGCCAGTGCCTTTGAAGCTTTAACGTCAAGTGACCGCCCGTACAAGAAGGGCAAACATTTAGATGAATCACTGAGTATCATGACCGACATGGCAACCAGCGGTCACATTGATCCGAAACTGTATTTACTGTTTCTGGAGAACAAGATCTATGACAAATACGCGGCTCGATTTCTTGAACCTAACCAACGGTGTAACATTGATCAGGATAAGCATATCCGTCGAGTGAAAGAGTACATGCGCTCGTTGTTCTAGCCTTAAATCTATCGTTTAGCTTTTAGCAGCGGAGCCCAACACAGAGGAGGCTATCTCATTGATTGTCCCTCGCGGTGTCTGCTTAGTTTTTGCCTTACTGTGTCTTTTGGCCAATAGCGTATTCGTTATGCTCGCGACGACAATTAGATTAATACCCATTAATTGCTGAGTTGAAAACACATCATCAAAGAACAAGATCTGCCATAGCGCACTGAACAGCATGTTAGTGAAAATTAGAGGTGCCAACTGAGATCCACTGTCTACCAGCTTATACGCTTTAGAGCGGAAAATTTGCGTATTAATAGTAAATAGCGCCAATCCAAAAACTCCAAAGCCAATCCAACTGATGCTATCAATTGACAATAAGGTCGCTAAGGCCTCATACCCTCTATCATTCCCAATGACTTCCGCAGCGGAAGAGAGCGACGTGACCGCGATCATGGGAAAAACGAATATTGCTGCGACTAAGAAGGTCCATGCGTTTAATTCTGCTGGTGTAAGGCTAGTCTTGGAGGCTCGATACAAACTCACTTGTGATCCCGAATTAAACACACCAGCTAACAACCCAAGCAGCAGCTCGGGCCTAAAGAATGTCGAGCCAAATTCAAACTGAGACCAATCCCCTGCCATGAGCACTACGCCAACAAATGTCACCCCCAAGCAAATCACCGTCGTTGTATGAACTTTAGTTCCAAACATTAACTTTTCTAACAAGGGTATAAATAAAGGGCCAGTACTAAATAATACGATACCCTCAACCAACGTTAAGGTTTGTAATGCTGTAAGAAAGCACCACTGACACGCAACCATGAAGATAGCCCGCATCACCAAAGGTTTCCACATCTCTCGTGAAGGCTGAGTGATTTTGTAAAAGGCCAAGAAGAAAAATAGAAATAAGCTAGGCAGCAGAAACCGGACGAAGCTCAGCAATGAGATTGTCATCGTTTCAGACAAATACTTGGCCAATAAGCCGCTTAAAGACAAACTGAATGTCGACAACAACATGAAAACTGTTGCCTTGGTAATATCAGACATAATTATCACCTCCTATGACCACTACTTTAAAGACATGACGAGATGAAAAATAGCGAGTAATATTAACCATAACTGTAAGGAAAACTTACCAATGAAGAAACTCGTACCACTAAAATCTGTTTACGCTTTCGTAGCTGTCGCAGAAACAGGCAGCATGACCGAGGCTGCTCATGTGTTATATGTCAGTCACTCAGCGGTCAGTCAGGCGATAAAATCGTTGGAACAACAGATCAATAAACCACTGTTCCAGAGAGTGGGACGTCGCGTTGTGCTCAATGCCGCAGGTAAACGATATTATCGAAAAGTAGCACCAGCACTAGAACAAGTAATCGAAGCTACCGAAGAACTGGCAAGAACACCTAACGAGCACCGCATTACTCTTAACATGGTGAACTCTCTCGCCATGCATTGGTGGATACCTCGAGTTCCTGATTTCCAAAACTTCGCTCCCTCACTCGATATCCGTATTTCCACGTTAACGGGCCCTTTCGATATAGAGCAAGAGGGTGTAGATATTGCCCTTGTGCATGGTAAACCCAATGAGTGGAACCAGT
This genomic window from Vibrio toranzoniae contains:
- a CDS encoding LysR substrate-binding domain-containing protein, coding for MKKLVPLKSVYAFVAVAETGSMTEAAHVLYVSHSAVSQAIKSLEQQINKPLFQRVGRRVVLNAAGKRYYRKVAPALEQVIEATEELARTPNEHRITLNMVNSLAMHWWIPRVPDFQNFAPSLDIRISTLTGPFDIEQEGVDIALVHGKPNEWNQYYSEKLGDDDLVLVCSPSLLKSQMGLSVEQIVKQRPPIGVFNPRRKLDWQVWCDHYQVPMPTFHSNLTFDVSIQAVQAAIRSLGVLVTHRLFVKDDISHGMLVELGEPVPNPHQDFYFVCPNNKLKQESVLQLRAWLRHEFTRKADAQ
- a CDS encoding DMT family transporter: MSDITKATVFMLLSTFSLSLSGLLAKYLSETMTISLLSFVRFLLPSLFLFFFLAFYKITQPSREMWKPLVMRAIFMVACQWCFLTALQTLTLVEGIVLFSTGPLFIPLLEKLMFGTKVHTTTVICLGVTFVGVVLMAGDWSQFEFGSTFFRPELLLGLLAGVFNSGSQVSLYRASKTSLTPAELNAWTFLVAAIFVFPMIAVTSLSSAAEVIGNDRGYEALATLLSIDSISWIGFGVFGLALFTINTQIFRSKAYKLVDSGSQLAPLIFTNMLFSALWQILFFDDVFSTQQLMGINLIVVASITNTLLAKRHSKAKTKQTPRGTINEIASSVLGSAAKS